A window of Enoplosus armatus isolate fEnoArm2 chromosome 3, fEnoArm2.hap1, whole genome shotgun sequence contains these coding sequences:
- the LOC139282301 gene encoding ADP-ribosylation factor 4-like: MGVLISHIFSRFTSKTPVRILMVGLDAAGKTTLLYRLKLAEVVTTIPTIGFNVETVEYKNISFTVWDVGGQTIIRPLWRHYFTNTQGLIFVVDSNDPERIKEAADELHKMLEEDELRGVALLVFANKQDLPRAMSVSDISESLGLSGVSQPWFVQASCAVSGTGLLEGLDWLSNQILKQ, from the exons ATGGGCGTCCTCATCTCACACATCTTCTCCAGGTTCACCTCCAAGACACCTGTCAGGATCTTAATGG tgggTCTGGATGCAGCAGGTAAAACCACTCTGCTCTACAGACTGAAGCTGGCCGAGGTCGTCACCACCATCCCAACTATTG gTTTTAATGTGGAGACCGTGGAGTATAAGAAcatcagttttacagtttggGATGTTGGTGGTCAGACGATCATCAGACCTCTGTGGAGACATTACTTCACTAACACACAG gGTCTGATATTTGTGGTCGACAGCAACGACCCCGAGAGGATTAAAGAAGCTGCTGACGAGCTGCACAAGATG ttGGAGGAGGACGAGCTGAGGGGCGTGGCCTTACTGGTGTTTGCTAACAAACAAGATTTGCCCAGAGCCATGTCCGTCAGTGACATCAGCGAGTCCCTGGGCCTATCAGGAGTCTCGCAGCCG tggttCGTCCAGGCATCCTGTGCTGTCAGCGGTACGGGTCTGCTCGAGGGTCTGGACTGGCTCTCCAACCAGATCCTAAAACAGTAG
- the LOC139283023 gene encoding uncharacterized protein, whose amino-acid sequence MKMKLLYVTMVVAVMSALVLTNFGLETKPRPKPKPKTTTAKPTTTTAKPTTTAVEPTSWTRTTGTYGQNLNGKMFTLSLDRGGISFYPPYYSPPTPPSYTTTHSWNPTTTTSPPWTTEPSTRGVSVCLRYLTDSQASGPSIFTLSPSSRILLKLTVTGTDQFSLFFDRYHYDHLYFKPDIWFWSNVGSDIWTRVCLTLDAAKNVAQVFSGSRISIRKMLPIQYAWLGEPVIDFSGFDGQVTDVQVWDYPLRYKEVFNYMTSGVYMPYRGSVLTWSSISYSPRGSTLLEDIYEAQARQPISSRGGRRLPKGEKKTWELLNGGEREERKMEQL is encoded by the exons atgaagatgaagctgCTTTATGTTACCATGGTGGTGGCAGTGATGTCAGCATTGGTTCTCACAAATTTTGGACTCGAAACAAAACCTAGACCTAAACCTAAACCAAAAACTACGACTGCAAAACCAACAACTACGACTGCAAAACCAACAACTACGGCTGTAGAACCTACATCATGGACGAGGACAACAg gAACTTATGGGCAAAATTTAAACGGGAAGATGTTCACTTTGTCTCTTGATAGAGGAGGAATATCCTTCTATCCCCCTTATTACTCTCCTCCTACCCCTCCCTCCTACACCACCACCCATTCCTGgaaccccaccaccaccacctcccctccctGGACCACAGAACCTTCTACTAGAG GTGTGTCCGTGTGTCTGCGTTACCTCACCGACAGTCAAGCAAGCGGGCCCTCCATCTTCACACTCAGTCCATCCAGCAGAATCCTTCTGAAGCTGACAGTCACTGGCACTGATCAGTTTAGCTTGTTCTTCGACAGATACCATTACGACCACCTGTACTTTAAACCTGACATATGGTTCTGGTCAAACGTTGGATCGGACATCTGGACCAGAGTCTGCCTCACCCTGGACGCCGCGAAGAATGTGGCCCAGGTGTTTAGCGGCTCGAGGATTAGCATCAGAAAGATGCTGCCTATTCAG tatgcCTGGTTAGGTGAGCCTGTGATTGATTTTTCAGGTTTTGATGGTCAGGTGACAGACGTCCAGGTGTGGGATTATCCCCTCCGCTACAAAGAAGTCTTCAACTACATGACCAGCGGCGTCTacat GCCGTACCGTGGCTCCGTCCTCACCTGGTCCTCCATCAGCTACTCCCCCAGAGGAAGCACACTATTGGAGGACATCTATGAAGCGCAGGCAagacagccaatcagcagcaggGGGGGGAGGCGTCTGccaaagggagagaagaagacatggGAGCTTTTAAATGGgggggaaagagaagagagaaagatggaacAGCTGTAA